The genomic interval GCCCCGCTCGATCATGCCGTCGATCACCTGCTTCGTGACGTTGAAGAGGCTCGTGAGATTGGTGTCGATCACGGCCGTCCAGTCTTCGTGCGTCATCTTGCGGAACACGACGTCGCGCGTGATGCCCGCGTTGTTGACCAGCACGTCGATCTCGCCGACGTCCTTCTTCACCTTCTCGAAAGCAGCCGCGGTGGAATCCCAGTCCGCCACGTTGCCTTCCGACGCGATGAATTCGTAGCCGAGCGCTTTTTGCTCGTCGAGCCAGCGCGCGCGGCGCTGCGAGTTCGGGCCGCAGCCCGCGACCACCGTGTAGCCGTCTTTGCAAAGACGCTGGCAGATGGCAGTTCCGATGCCGCCCATGCCGCCGGTCACGTAGGCGATACGCTTTGCCATAGATCCTCCTGTTTGCTTGAAGGGGGTAGGGAGATGCAAGGGACTCTGGAGGATGAGTCAGTTTGACGACCGCCAACTGGCCGAGCGATGGGGATTAACCCTTAACGCGCATAACGCCGCAATTTGGGCCACATCGCCGCCGTTGGAACGTTGCAGCGTAGCAGCGGGCCGTGACGGACACAAGGCGGTCACACGCACGACGCATAGGCTTTTATGTTTACCGCCGGTTACCCGCGCATTACCTGGCATACCTCAACATTTCTCAAATCGGCCGGCGTGTGACGCGCGCGATTCATGCCGCATCGAGCAGCACGACCGTGCGGCGCTTTCCCGTGAAGGAAGCCGCGTGTCGGGTTCATGGCGAGCGCGAAGCAAGCCGTAAGAAAGCGAGCCGCCGATGTGAAACGGCCCGCATCGAACGACGATGCGGGCCGTTTGTATGTTGTGTGCCCGTAAGCGATCAGACCGGGCTTGCCGGATTGGCAAAACGCGTGCGCCTCACAGTCCGGCGGCGAGCCGGTCGCCGAAGGGGTCGGCGAAACTCGACGACAAACCCGCGCCGAAGTCGAGCCGGCCCATCGCTTCCAGCAGCGAGCGGCCGGCCGTGGTCAGCGCGAGCTTGCGATGACCTTCCTTCCATTGTTCGAGCGCGACGAGCTGGCGCTCGAGCAGCGTGTCCAGTTCTTCGCGGTTCATGTCGATCTGGTCCGGCGAATGGCGGACCAGCATCAACGTGGCAAATTCATGCGGGCTAAGCAACGTTCTCTCCCAGTAACTCTCAATGCCGCAACCAGGGGCGATGGGCCGTCGATGGGTCGCAAAGGCCGCACATCATGGGGCGCCAATGTGACGCCGTCGTGACTGTCACAATTTCACCCTGGCCCTGGTCTGGCCGGTAATTTGTCCGCGCGTGACTTCCAGTTTCGGCGCCACGGCGCCGCTCGCGACGGCGAGCGCCGCCGCGCAATCGTCCACGAGGTCGCGCAGCGAGGCCGGAAACATCGTTTCGGGGTCGTCGGCGATGCCAGCGCCGTCATCGCGCTCGGCCGCGCCCACGCCAACCACGATGGTCGCTTCCTCCGCGCGCTCGCGCAGCCGCCGCACGAGATTGCGCATATACGGCGGCGATTCGGGCGCGTCGAGCGACACCACGCAGATGGCCGGCGAACGCTGAGCATTCACCATGCCCGCCCGTGTCGCGCGGACTTCGTCGTAGGTCGTCGCGCTGTTCGGCACATTGCGGCGCGCGAGCAACTGCCCGACGATCGCCACCGCCACTTCGTCGAACGCGCCGCGGCCGGGCACGCACAGCACCTCGCCCGCGTCGGGCGCGAGCGCGAATTCCTCGGCTTTCGCGCCGCCCTTGCGCTTCGCGGCTTCGTTGGCCCTGCGCGCCTGCTCCTCCTCGGGCGTGGCGTGCCGCGAGTCGTCGACGGATTCGAGGTCTTCGATGATGTCGAGCAGCGCCTGATTGATCCGCGCGATCTGTTCGGCGGGCAGCACGCCGCGCAGCGCGTCGTTGCGCGCGAAACGCAGGCCCTCGAACACGACCTGCTCGTAATAGTCGATGAGCGGCATTTCCGTGAGCAGACGGTCCGCTTGCAGCAGCGCCTCGTGCGGATCGTCGGCGAGCAGACGCTGATAGCAGGTTTGCGCGGGCGTGAGCGCGGGCTGGTCGCCGAGCAGGATCGTCAGAAAATTCAATCGATCCACGTAACGGCCGAGCGTGACGATGCACAGCGTGAGCGGCGTCGAGAGCACGAGCCCGATCGGCCCCCACAGCCAGCTCCAGAAGATCGCCGCCACCACCACGGCGAGCGGCGAAAGCCCGGAGCGGCGGCCGTACAGCATCGGCTCGGCGAACTGCCCGGCCACCACGTCGACGACGATGAAGAAGATCAGCGTCCACACCGCCATGGTCCATTGCGGCTGGATCGCGGCGGCGAGCAGCGTGGCCATGATCGCGGCGATCCAGATGCCGATATACGGCACGAAGCGCATGAGCGCCGCCACCGCGCCGAACAGCAGCGCGCCCGGCACGCCGATGCCCGCCAGCCCCACCGCGATCACCGCGCCCACCGTCACGTTCACGCCGAGCTGCGCGACGAAGTAGCGCGACAACCGCTCCGAGGCGTCGTTGATGGCCGTGGTCGTGCGGTGCAGATCGTCGGAGCCGAACACGCTGATGAGCCGGTCGCGCAAATCCTCGCGCTGAAACAGGATGAAGATCGTCACCACCAGCACGATGAAGCCGGTTTCGAGCGGCGCGACGGCCGGCGCGAGCGCGCGCTGCGCGAGTTGCAGCGGCGTGGGCGCGGGCGTGTGCACCTCCACGGGCATCGGCTGCTGCGGCTGATTGCGCGCCGCGCGCCCGCGCGGCTGCGGCGGCGCGGGCGGCGACGTGGGCGTCACGCGCTGCAGGGCGGTGGCGGCGCGCGTCATCAGCGAGTCGGCGCGGCCCACGGTTTTTTCCTGCACGGTCTGCACTTTCTGCTCGATTTCCTGCTGATACTGCGGCAGATCGGCGGAAAGCTGGTAGATCTGCGCGGCGATCAGCGCGCCCACGCCAGCGAGCGCGAGCACCGTGACGAGCACGGCCACGCAGATCGCCAGAAATTGCGGCACGTGAATCCGCCGCAGCGTGGTGACGAGCGGCGCGAGCAGAAAGCTCAGCAGCACCGAGAGCGTGATGGGAATCAGCACCGCGCGGCCGAAATACAGCCCGCTCACCACGATCACGCCCGTGATGATGGAGGCGAGACTGTGCAGCGTGGGCGGGCTCGGCGGAAACACCCGGTTGCGGCGGCCCTGCGGCGGCAGGAAATTCATGTCGATGGTCGATAAGAGGAAGGGAAACCGCGCCCGCGCGGCACAGGCGCCTGCGCGCGCGAAGGATCGGGCAAAGGAATGACAGACAACGCCACGGACGCCACAGCGCGCTCAAGCAGGCCGCGCGCCTGGAAGATCCGGTCAATGGTAACTGCGAGCCTACCGCGTGCGCGGTTTCGAATCGCCGCCAGAAAGGTCACACCTGTAACGGAATGCTTCCGCGGACGAAATTGGCGAACAAATCGGCAGATGAATCGGCAGATGAATTGGCAAACAAATCGGCAGACGAATGCGGCGCACGAAGGCTGTTATCCGCGCGCGCCGCTTTCCATTCGCGATCGAGGCGCATGGCGCCGCGCTTACTGCGGTTTGCCGCCGCTGAGTTCCTGATTGCGTGAGGTCAGGAACTGGATCAGGCCGTCCACGCCGCCCTCCTGAATTTTTTCGTTGAACTGCGCGCGATAGGTCTGGATCAGCCACGCGCCGAGCACGTTGAGGTCGTAGAGCCGCCAGCCGTCCGGCGTCTTGTACAGGCGATAGTCGATCTCGACGGGCTTGCCGCTGGTTTGCGCGAGCGTGCGCACGACCACGTCGGTGTCGCCGGGCTGGTTGCGCATCGGCTGGTAGTCGATCTGCTGGTCGGGCCGGAGCTGGGCGAGCGCGCCCGCGTAGAGATGGATCAGCAGCAACTGGAACTGCTGCTCGATCTGCTGTTGCTGCGCGGGCGTGGCGGTGCGCCAGTGGCGGCCCATCGAAAGCTGGGTCGTGCGCTTGAAGTCGACGTACGGCAGGATGTCGCGATCGACAATGCCGCGAATGCGCGGAATGTCGTCGGGCGCGATCGACTGGGTGCGCACCTCGTCGAGCACCTGCTGCGTCGCGCTCTTGATGAGCGCCTGCGGGTCCGCCTGATCCACGTTCGCGGCGAAGGTCGTGGCGGCCCCGAACGACAGGCAGCCGGCGATGAATGCGGTGAGCACGGTCGAGCGAAGGAGCCTGGTCATCGATCTGTCCTGTTCAAGCGGTGGCAAGGGGAATAAACGAAAGCGGCAATCGCGAAAGCGCGGTCCCGGCGGGGCTTTGGGCGGGAACGTAACGTAATGCGCGTGACGTAACGTGGGGTGACGCGAAACAGCGGTCAGTCTAGCGTCTGAGGATAAAACGGGCGTTCGGGTCGACATGCCGAAGCGGCGCGCGGGCGGCTTCCCACGCGCCGTGTGGCGAGTGGCGCACGGCTAGTGGCGCACGGCGAGTGGCGCACGGCAAATGGCGCGCGCCGCGCCCTCGTCGCCGCCCTCGCCGCGATAGCGCCAAACCCACCAAACGCCTGGCCGTTACTGGCGCGGCAGCTGCGAACGGCCGCGCGTCTCCGTGCTGGAAGCGCCGCCGGCCGGCTCGGCGAAGAACGCCTCCAGGCCGAACAGCCACGCGATGCAGAACGACAGCCCCGAGAGCGCAGCCGCGCCCCAGTGAGCGCGCCCGGTTTCTTCCGGCCTGTCGTCGTAGGCGGCGGGCGACAAAAACGCACTCGCGACCGAGACGGGCGTCGCCGCGTTCAGCGTCGAATCCTGTCCCGTCATGACAGCGGAAGTAGCCTTGGAATCCATCATTGATCTCCCCGGATTTTTCACCGTTTGTTTTTTGGTGCAAACCTTAGAGCAAGGTACGTACCAGCTGTTCGCACCGCCTTCCGTGCGCTTGCGCACGCAGCTCAAACCGGCTTGCCTCAACGCGAACATGTAAAAACTACAAGCGCGCCTGGAAAAAGCGGCAAAGCCCCAAGACAACGCGCTTTGCGCCGATCGACAAAAGCCTCGCCCGGGGGTTTCGGCGCCCTTCGCCATCGCAAACTTTTTTCCCGTGAGTAATAGCTTCAATCCGGTCGATGGTGTAAGGTGCAGCGGTTCATCTCGAAACGAGAAACGCCACACGCCTGTGAACCGTCCAGGACACGCTCAGGAGCTCGCATGAAAACACCCGAACAGGCCCGCCTCGTGGAAGTCCTCGGTCAGCATCGCGACACGCTGCTCACCGAATGGCTGCGCCTGCACCTGCCGATCGCGCTGCGCCGCGGCCTCGCGATGGAAAGCGAGATCCGCGAGCAGTTCGCGGCTTTTCTCAACGTGTTCGTCGACACGTTGCACAAGTCCGACACGCTCGACGCCACCCGGCCCG from Paraburkholderia acidisoli carries:
- a CDS encoding MlaC/ttg2D family ABC transporter substrate-binding protein, whose amino-acid sequence is MTRLLRSTVLTAFIAGCLSFGAATTFAANVDQADPQALIKSATQQVLDEVRTQSIAPDDIPRIRGIVDRDILPYVDFKRTTQLSMGRHWRTATPAQQQQIEQQFQLLLIHLYAGALAQLRPDQQIDYQPMRNQPGDTDVVVRTLAQTSGKPVEIDYRLYKTPDGWRLYDLNVLGAWLIQTYRAQFNEKIQEGGVDGLIQFLTSRNQELSGGKPQ
- a CDS encoding 3-ketoacyl-ACP reductase; this translates as MAKRIAYVTGGMGGIGTAICQRLCKDGYTVVAGCGPNSQRRARWLDEQKALGYEFIASEGNVADWDSTAAAFEKVKKDVGEIDVLVNNAGITRDVVFRKMTHEDWTAVIDTNLTSLFNVTKQVIDGMIERGWGRIVNISSVNGQKGQFGQTNYSTAKAGIHGFTMALAQEVATKGVTVNTVSPGYIGTDMVKAVKPEVLSKIVDSIPVRRLGEPYEIASIVAWLASEEAGFSTGADFSLNGGLHMS
- a CDS encoding AI-2E family transporter: MNFLPPQGRRNRVFPPSPPTLHSLASIITGVIVVSGLYFGRAVLIPITLSVLLSFLLAPLVTTLRRIHVPQFLAICVAVLVTVLALAGVGALIAAQIYQLSADLPQYQQEIEQKVQTVQEKTVGRADSLMTRAATALQRVTPTSPPAPPQPRGRAARNQPQQPMPVEVHTPAPTPLQLAQRALAPAVAPLETGFIVLVVTIFILFQREDLRDRLISVFGSDDLHRTTTAINDASERLSRYFVAQLGVNVTVGAVIAVGLAGIGVPGALLFGAVAALMRFVPYIGIWIAAIMATLLAAAIQPQWTMAVWTLIFFIVVDVVAGQFAEPMLYGRRSGLSPLAVVVAAIFWSWLWGPIGLVLSTPLTLCIVTLGRYVDRLNFLTILLGDQPALTPAQTCYQRLLADDPHEALLQADRLLTEMPLIDYYEQVVFEGLRFARNDALRGVLPAEQIARINQALLDIIEDLESVDDSRHATPEEEQARRANEAAKRKGGAKAEEFALAPDAGEVLCVPGRGAFDEVAVAIVGQLLARRNVPNSATTYDEVRATRAGMVNAQRSPAICVVSLDAPESPPYMRNLVRRLRERAEEATIVVGVGAAERDDGAGIADDPETMFPASLRDLVDDCAAALAVASGAVAPKLEVTRGQITGQTRARVKL